The Nitrospira sp. sequence CCCACAATACAGACCTCTGTTTCTAAGGATTGACTCAAGCGACGCGAGGAGGGCTTTGGCCTGGCTGCGGTCCAGACCGACTGAGTCCCGCTGGATTCGTCTTTCATGATTGCCATTCATGCCCCTGTGTTCCCATTACGGCAATACGGGAAAGCTCTAGTTTTATCTATTCCGTTCGAGATTCACAGGCCAGAGGGCTTTGGTGGGTTGATGGCTTGCGACCAGGAGAGTCCAGAACACGGGAGTTGCCATTGCTATACCAAGCCAGAGCTTCAACTGAAGACTACCTCCACTGCTTGGCCGATTCGAGAGCGAGGCATAGGGAATCACCGGCAGCCGACAAAGAGTCCACCCTCCGTCCTGTCGGCACCGCCACGGCCTCTTCCTTGTTTGACTTCCCCTCTGTGACGGGAGAAAAGATGATGATCCCTTCGTTCTTCGCCCCTTGCTGACTTCGCCATGCGAACCGAGGGACCAGCCGCTACTAATGCTTCGGCGCATCGCGCTGATCGAGCTACTCGCCGAAGACGCGGCGTTTCGATTCATGAACGAGGCCAGGCATCCCGGCCTATAAACTAAGTAGAGCATACCTTTACGATATATACTCAATAGGTATATAATGAATGTTGTGAAAACATTTTCAGTACAACTGAAGCGTTTACGACAGAAGGAAGGTTTAACTCAAGCCCGACTCGCACATAAGACCAAGCTTAGTCTTGGTTATGTAGCTCGGCTTGAACAGGGTCGCCATGATCCACCACTTAGCACGCTTTTGAGGATCGCGAAGGCGTTACGAGTCACTGTTGCGGAGCTGGTTGAATGACCGATGAGGTCTAAAGAGAACTGGAGTAGCGCACGAAAAAAAGACGCTAAGGCAGTAAGGATCACGGGAGGGGGCAACCATGAGAGTCGCATTCTACGGACGCTTTAGCAGCGACAAGCAGAAGGACTCCAGCATCGACCAGCAATATCGCAACTGCGAGCGGTTCGCCGACTGCGAAGGCTGGACCATCGCACAACGGTATGAGGATCGCGCGATTTCCGGCAGCAAGGGGGAAGAGGGGCGACCTGGGTACAAGCAGATGCTCGCAGACCTGAAGGCCAAGGTTTTCGACGTGCTGTTGATTGACGACATGAGCCGCCTGTCGCGGGACTCCGATGAAGCCAACAAGACTCGTAAACGCTTCTTGTTCCACGGCGCGCGGCTGATCGCGGTGAGCGATGGCATAGACACCGATCAGAAGGCCCACAAGCTCCAGGCCAAGGCGAAGGAATTGACCAACGAGATCTTTCTCGATCAGCTCAAAAACCAGATCAAGCGCGGCATGATCGACCAAGCGGAACGCTGCTTTTGGAACGGTGGGCGGGTGTATGGCTATAAACTCGTCCCCGTCCTTGACCAAACCAAAAAGGACCCTTATGGCAATCCGGCGAAGATTGGGACACGCTTAGAGATCGATTCGGAACAGGCGAGGTGGGTCAAGTGGATCTTTGAACAGTATGCCAATGGTCGATCGCCGTGGAACATCGTGACCGAACTGAATGAACGTGGGGTTCTACCGCCGGGCGCCGCGTACAAGCGACACCGCAGCCGTCCTCCAACTTGGAGCGCCGCCGCACTACATGGTGAGCTGCAACGTGGCACGGGGCTTTTGAACAACCAGCTCTATCGTGGCCTGTATCGGTGGAACCGCTCCTATCGCGTAACAGACCCAGATGACGGTTCTGAAACTAACCGCTGGCGTGACCAGAGCGAGTGGGTCAACAAAGAGATACAGGAACTGCGGATCATCGACGAAGATCTGTGGGAGCGCGCTCACACCAAACGAATCGCGGTGAGCCAGCAGGCTCAGGCTCTTAACACGGTGAAAGGATGCCGAGGTGCGGGAACCGGTCGCCGTCCGAAATACCTATTGTCGGGCTTATTGGCGTGTGGCCGGTGCGGAAGCAATATGGTCATTCACAGCACTACGGACTATGCTTGTTCCTTGTGGCGTAGCGGCGGCGCGACGAAGCGGACCTGCACCAGCAGCCTTACCGTCAAGCGTACTCTGGTGGAATCGCTCTTGCTCAAAGCCATTCAGGAGGACTTGTTCACGGAGGAAGGGTTCGAGATCTTTAAGCAGGAGTTCGAGCGGTATCTGATCGAACAACGTAAGGCCAAGGCAACGGACAAGGATCACATTCAGGCGAGGCTGGGGGATGTCGAGCGGGAGATCAGCAACATCATGGCCGCGATTAAGGCGGGAATTATCACACCCACGACGAAAGATATGCTGACACAAGCTGAGGCGGAGCGGGAAGAACTACGCCAAGTCCTACGCGTTCCTACGCACAAGCTTAACCAACTGATGACAGCATTGCCGGATCTGGTTAATCGATTCCGGCGGATGCTGGATGACCTGGCGAGGGTGACTTGCCACGAAATCGACAAGGCAAGGAGCATTATCTATGGGCTGGTAGGAGAAAAAAAGATTGTGCTACATCCAACCGAAGACCAGCGGGGAGGCTACTTCATCGCAGAGCTAGCGGGCGACTATGCTGGACTGATCCCATTGGTTTTTCAGGGAAAAATAAAGTTGGTGGCGGTGGGCCGGATCGAACGGCCGACCCGCGGCTTATGAGTCCGCTGCTCTGCCAACTGAGCTACACCGCCACGCCAAAGAAATTAACGAGTTACGGTGCTGGAGTCAAGGAGGATTCGCGCACTGTGCCCGTGTTTGTGCCCGTCAGCGCTCGCGCCGCATCCTGCAGATCCGTTGGACTGACAATATGATAGTGGTCAAACACCGCTCGCGTTTGGTGTCCGGTGATCTTCATGGCAACGCGTCCAGGGACACCAACATTCACCATGTTACGGACGGCCGTACGCCGAAAGTCATGGCGTAACATCCTACCAATCCCGTATCTAATATTCTTTGCTAGGCCCATTAGGCTTACGTTCAGTCGATCGTGGATGCCGACCTTCTATAGCCTTGTCATCCTTCGTGATCGGTTCAATCGCCTCTAAACCTACACACTGCCCTTCCCCAATAAATTCCATCGTGAGTGGCGAAAGGGTTGAGTCACTTCCAGTCGTTCCGAACTGATGGGCTTGTCGTACAGTATCAATCCGCGCCGCTACTAGGTATTTAGGGTCCATAAAGGGGTGGCGCCCTACGGTTCGCCTGTGAGTCTCCACCCCTGAAACTGAACACTGAAGATCGAGAACGAGATGCTGTCTTTGAAGAACATTGTCCCCAACATGCGGCACGTAGAATAAGACACGCATTGCCCCATTACGGTTTTCAATGTCTAGAATATTTGCCATCGCCAAGATTGGCCGATGATTGGCCCGGATTAAGGACTGCTGTAGCTTCAAGGTGGAGATAGTTGTATCTCTGAGGCCATACATCCATTCGTAGTCGGCATGATACTTAGTTGAAAATGAGTCAATGAGCATATTCAAGTGCGCTTGTTTTTGTGCGGCGCTTGCCTCGACGGCGTGCTGTTGTCGGGCGTCCTTCTCTTCATACGATTCCCTATCGCAAGAGGTGTGCAGCAGGCCAAGCACAAGCACACAGATGGCGAGGACCGCTACCATTCTCCCTCTTATCCTCAATGTGCCCGTAATTGAGCCCGCGAATGACTCTATATCACTGCCCATCACCACTCAGCAACCAACCAGACAATAAAAACCCCTGACGTCTTTCGGCTCCATGGGGCATCCGATCAGTCCTCACCTGCCTCGCGAAAGTAGTTTCTACTTCGGCCGTTGCCTCTCCATAAATTGTGCACCATGGTTCAGGTGTTCTTCACGCGTCAATAGTTCCAAGCTGGAGAAGGCTGAGCGAGATTTCCGAACGAGTTCACGACCAACGAGGCAAAAGAAAACCCCTTATAACCATTGAAGATCACAAGGGGTATTGAGTGTCTGGTCGGCTTATGAGTCCGCTGCTCTGCCAACTGAGCTACACCGCCACGCGAGAATTTTCGACGAATGGTGACTGTAGCATGCTGCCTAGGCACTGTATAGATCGCCGAGGCAGAGCGGTCTGATAGCGGACGAGAAGACCTCTTTGTTACGGGGGTGTGAGGGTCTTCAAGGGGTTCAGCCAGTACGGGTAGGAGGACAAACAATATAGTCTGGTAGCCTCGACTACGCCCTACTGTGGCTGTACATGAAATTATCGTGAGATTGTAATGGACTTTCATCATTTCATCCTTCTTGGAGCCGGTTCAGATGTGGCCTGCCGTTATGTCTTTCCTGCCCTGGCTGAGCTGGAAGCGGCAAATCAACTGCCTCAGGAATTTGTGATCTTGGGGATCACGAGAAAAGTCTGGCAGGATGACGGAACCTTCCGCCGTCACATTGAGGCGCGTGTCAAGGAATGCGGGAGTACCGCAAATCTGAGCGCCTTGCCGAAATTATTGACGCGGGTGAATCAGGCATCAGTGGACCTCTCGGATATTCGTCGGTTCAAGAACGTGATCGGAACGATACGGGATCCTGTGGTGCTCTATTTGGGACTCCCGCCGGCGATTTCAGAAGGAATCGTTGGACGGCTCGGTGAACTGGGCTTGTCTGCGGAAAGCCGAATCATGATAGAAAAGCCGTTCGGTCACAACCTGCAGTCGGCGCAGGACCTCAACCGCGGAGTGCATAAGATTTTTCCCGAAGACCATATTTTTCGTGTCGACCATTTCTTGGCCAAACAGACGGTGCAGAATATATTGGGCATTCGATTCGCCAACCGGGTCTTGGAGTCGGTATGGGATCATCAGCACGTGGAGAGAGTCGAAATCGTGTGGGAAGAGACGAATTCTCTGGAGGGAAGGATTGGGTACTATGACGCTGCCGGCGCTCTCAAAGATATGATTCAAAACCACCTGTTACAGTTGATGTGTTTGCTGGCACTGGAACCTCCCTCGGAGCTTACAGAACCCGAGCTGCATGATCGAAAAATTGAGCTGTTGAAGGCAGTCCGGCCATTCACCGAGGAGGAAATCGCCGCGAACACGACCCGAAGTCGGTATACGGCCGGTCAGATAGCGGGGCGTGCTGTAAAGGGATATGTGGATGAGCCGGGAGTCGATACGAAGCGACGTACGGAAACATTCGCAGAAGTTCGGTTCTTCATCGATAATCCGCGATGGAGCAATGTCCCATTCGTCCTACGAACCGGGAAGGCGTTGAAGGAAGATCGGCAAGGAATCTCGGTATTTTTCAAGCCTCCCCGGCACTCAACGTTTGTGTCGTCTCAGGTCCTGAGATCGAATGAGTTACGATTGAGCCTCAAGCCTGATCAGGTCGGATTGGTCATAAATGTGAATGGCCCCGGCAATCCCTTGGAAGCGGAACCGGTCGAACTTCATACGGATCTTGCGCCGGAGCCGATGTCTCCATATGCAAGCCTTATCAGGGATGTGCTCATGGGAAACTCGATGTTTTTTATCAGAGACGATGAGGCAGAGGAAGCCTGGAAGGTCATCGACCCAATCGTGGCCGCTTGGAAGAAAGACCTTGTTCCGCTCCAATCCTACCCAGCAGGTTCCCTTGGGCCGCCTGCTCTTGGATAGAGGACACATCGTGCGGTCGATTATAGGGAGCACCTAACCGTGACTCATGCTCGTCTTATCGCGGTGTTCTCCATATTTCTGAATAGCGAGAGAATACCCTTGTAGACTCCCGGCTTGATTTCGGATCGGTTTGATCACGATGCTCACGTGACAGAGGGACCCATTGGAACGAGGGCACACGGCTTCATAGACAGCCCGCTCCTCGGTACGCGCTTTTCGATAGGCCTGTGCCCAACGGACAGTCCCGATTTCTCGACGCTGGAAGATGCGAAAGACCGGTCGTCCGATCATCTGCTCAATGGAGTAACCGGTAAGATGTTGTGCGGACTGATTCCATTCGGTCACTCGTCCCCGGCTGTCGCTCAGGACAACAGCCGCCCTCTTCAATCTATTAACAAAAAACCGTAGTCGGTTGAGACGCGACGCTGTTGTCGCGAGTGCTTTCCGTTGCTTGTGTCGTCGCCAGTCAATATATAGGCATGCCAAGGCAAGGGCCGTCACGGTTGCGGCCCCGATCGCTCGATTGGTTGTCTCGGTCTGAAAATCTCCGAGCGGTCTCAACAAGAATCCTACAACCATCAAGATCAAGGCCGCTGCCGTGACGGGCACAATGGTAGCAGCTCCTCTCCATTGCAGCGCAAGGACAATGGCAATGCAGTAGGGCACCCATGTCGCCATTCCGTCCGGTGCTCCGATATCGACCAAGAATGTACCTAAGAGAATGATACTCGTGATGGCTCCAAGCACGATTGGTTGTACACGGATTGGTTTCGACTGATCGTATGGGAAAACACCATTCATGATTTTGCCTAATACATCCGGAACCGCGCCGATGGTCATGACCGCTATCTTGAGCCAGCCATGACAAGGTCATGGCTCATTTCCCAATTAGCGTGTACTCCTCACTTTGAGGGAGAGGGGGAAACCTTCCCAACCTGTATGCTGCCCGTGCGTATGATTTCACCCCCGGGTACACTCGAAGTCATCCTCACGGTGTAGCTATAAAAACCAGGTTTCTTGAAACAGACACTGGCCGCCTCTCCTGAAGAGATCTTGGCGGTTTCTCGCATAAGGCCCATAGACCGGAACCCTCGCTGGCAGGACACTTTGTCCAGATCGCCCTCGAGGAATTGGACCTTTATGGCAGCCGTTCGATGATTCACGAAGCGCACTTCATCTCCTACGCTTGCACTGGCCTCGCTTGGAGCGTTTTCCTGTTCGATGTTGATGTCGTGAATGGATCCGGTTCTGCTCGTATCGGGCAAGCTCATCGCGCATCCCGCCCCGAAAAGCGCCACGCCTAACGCAAGTGCTGCCTGTGTCAATGCGCCGTGAGTTGTTTGAGTGTGTGACATATATCCCCTCCAATGGTGGATCACCGTGGTTGCCAGCACCATAGTGCCAGCTCACGTCTTGAGAAGAAGCTGGCAAAGACCCCAGGGCATGACGCTTCAATGCAAGGGTTCTGACCAGTAGGAGTCCCGTGCGTATCCGGATAGGTTGTGGACAAATATTCGTTCTACTCAACATTTCATCAGGACCCGATGATGACTGAGAGGTTTGTCCCCACGTCCGGTTTACTTGCAGATGCGCCGCCGAAGTCCATGTCAGAATCAAAGCCTCAAAGGAAAATCCTCGGAGCCTGTGTGGCCGAAGGGGGCGTGCAGTTCAGGGTTTGGGCCCCAAAGGTCGAACGTGTAGACGTACTATTCGGGAACGGCCCCACGTTCTCGCTGGAAAAGGATGAGGGTGGTTACTTCAGCCGAACGATTTCATCCGCCATCCCCGGGATGATGTATCGCTATCGATTGAACGGTGGAAGTGATTTTCCCGACCCTTGTTCACGCTTCCAACCGGAGGGCCCTCACGGTCCTTCGCAGATCGTCGATTCCTCCACCTATCGCTGGCGAGATCAGGGTTGGCCCGGTGTTAGGATGGCGGGACAAGTCCTGTACGAATTGCATATTGGGGCATTTACTAAGGAAGGCACGTTCGATGCAGCTATTCAGGAATTGGACGGGCTGAAGCGTCTTGGGATCACCCTGCTCGAACTCATGCCCGTTGCCGAATTTCCCGGACGTTGGAATTGGGGATATGACGGCGTCTGTCTGTTCGCTCCGTCGCACAGGTATGGAGATTATGATGCCTTGAAACGCTTCGTGGATGCCGCCCACATGAGGGGAATCGGTGTCATTCTAGACGTCGTCTATAACCATTTCGGGCCGGATGGAAACTATTTGTCGGCATTCAGCGATGACTATGTGACCGACCGGTATCCGAATGAGTGGGGCCAAGCCCTCAATTTCGATGGGCCCAGGTCAGAGGGTATGCGCGACATGGTGATTCAGAACGCATGCTATTGGATCCAGGAGTTTCGACTGGACGGCCTTCGGCTCGATGCAACCCACGCGATTCATGATGCCGGTGCAATGCATGTCTTAGGGGAGTTATCCCTGGAGACTCGGCGTACAGCGGGGCAACGGTCGATCGTGCTGATCGCCGAAAGTGAGCAGCAAGACATGCGGGCTCTTCGATCGGTCGATGAAGGCGGGTGGGGACTCGATGCCATTTGGAGTGACGACTTTCATCACACCTGTCGCGTTGCTGCGACCGGCCGGCGGGAGGCCTATTACACGGATTATCTCGGGGCGCCTCAGGAATTGGTGTCGGCCGTGAAACGAGGGTTCTTGTATCAAGGACAGCGGTATCACTGGCAAGACAAGGCCCGGGGGACGGTAGTCGGCGCCGAACCGGCGAGCAGTTTTGTCTTTTATTTGCAGAATCATGATCAAATCGGGAACTCGTTGATGGGAGGCCGGCTCCACACGATGACCAGTCCAGGTCGGTACCGGGCGATAACTGCCTTCTGGCTGCTCGCGCCTCAGACCCCCATGCTGTTCATGGGGCAGGAATTCGCCTCCTCGGCCAACTTTCGCTACTTCGTGGATTTTGCTGGGCACGACCTCGGCCCTAAGGTGCGCAAAGGGCGACAAGAGTTCTTAAGCCAGTTTCCCAGTTACGCTTCGGAGGATGCCCAAGCAGCTATGTTGGATCCGAGTGATCCTTCGGTCTTTGAGCAATCGAAACTGGATCGGCATGAGCGGCAAGAACACGCGCCGCTGTATCGTCTGCACCGCGATTTACTACGCTTGCGCCGCGAAGACGCGGTGTTCTCGGCGCAAGCACGGGATCGGCTCGACGGCGCCGTATTGGGTTCTCATGCGTTTGTAATCAGATACTATGAAGAAACGGGCTGCGATCGCCTCCTTGTCGTCAATCTTGGTGCCGATCTCCATCTGGTTCCCGCCCCTGAGCCGATGCTGGCGCCGCAGCAGACGGGGTCTTGGAGCCTGGTGTGGTCGAGCAATCACCCTCAGTATGACGGTCCCGGTACGGTGAATCCGTTGACCAAAAAAGGGTGGCATATACCGGCCGAGTCCGCGTCGGTGCTTCGAATCGAGCACGATGTTGGTGCCACAGTGCGCGAGCAGGACCATGGGTGAAGCTCCCGAGCCATCTCTGCCCGTTATCACCCTGCCGTGGACGCGAAGTGGGGATATCAACGCCCTGCTGTCGCGCGAATGGCTCGTGACGAACGGACTTGGGGGGTACTCGTCGACGACGCTCATGCAAGTGGCAACGCGCCGCTATCACGGCATATTTGTCCCGGATTTGCCTTCCCCCAGAGGCCGCACGATAGTTATCCCGCGCCTGGACGAGGAACTGCAGATAGGAAGTGCCACCGTGCGCTTGAGCGGAGCCGAGTATGCAGACGGACGTCTGGATACCGACATTGTCGACCACCTCACAAGCTTTCGCCGAGAGTGGCAAACGCCGACCTGGCGGTTTTCATTTCAAGGCCGGGATTTGGTCAAGCGGATCGTCATGCCCTATGGGCAGAATTCCGTGTATGTGGAATATCGATTGGAAGCGGGAGAACCGGTCACCCTTCGTCTGCGGCCGTTCGTCACCTTTCGCATGCCCGACGCCCCCCTCAGCGAGACGCGTAAGGCGCCGTTCCTCCTGACCATGGTCAGAGGACGATATGAGATGCCGCTCTGCGAAGGAGTGTCTCCATTGAAGCTTTGCCTGAGGCCGCAAGCGGGCGTGTTTGTGGCCGATGCCTCCATCAGCCATGGCGTGTCGTATCGAGTGGATCGCGATCGAGGTTCTCCGCATGTCGAGGACCTGGAGAGTCCCGGATACTTCACCGTGCGGTTGGATCGGGAACATCCGATATCCTTCGTGGCAAGCATGGAAGCTTGGGAGAATCTTCAATACGATGCCGATGCCATATTTGCCGCCGAACAAGAGCGGCTGCACAAACTTGTCGTTCAAGCGGATCGGCTTCCCACCGACCGTCATGAAACGCTTCTGACGTTGGCGGCGGATCAGTTCATCGTGTTTCCCGGAAGCCGGATGGAAGAGCATGCGTTGGCGCAGGCCTCCGGAGATGAAGCGCGGACGGTCATTGCAGGGTATCACTGGTTCACCGACTGGGGGCGAGACACGATGATCAGTTTGGAGGGACTCACCTTGTGCACCGGTCGGTATCGAGAGGGCCGCGCGATTTTGCGTACCTTTGCGCGGTACATCAAGGACGGGCTCATCCCCAATCTGTTCCCCGAAGGCGAGCGCACCGGACTGTATCATACGGCGGATGCCACCTTGTGGTTCTTCCATGCCCTCGATCGGTATTACGAGGTGACGGGTGACCGGGATACCCTGATGGTGCTGTATCCGGCCTTGAAAGAGGTGGTCGAGCATCATTTGAGGGGAACCCATTTTGGAATCGGCGTCGACGAGCGCGACGGTCTCTTGAAGACCGGAGCGCCGGGCTATGCGTTGACCTGGATGGATGCCAAAGTAGAGGACTGGGTGGTCACACCACGGCGCGGCAAGCCGGTGGAGATACAAGCGCTATGGTACAACGCGATTCGACTGATGGGGCGGTGGGCCGAGGATTTGAGAGAGCGATCGGACCGTTGGGACGGCTTGGCGAAACACATCGAGGATTCGTTCAATGATCGTTTTTGGTACGCAACCGGTGGGTATCTGTACGATGTCGTGGACGGTGAGGCGGGCGATGATGCGAGTCTCCGGCCCAATCAGGTGTTCACCATGTCCCTTCGATATCCTATCTTGCGGAAAGCGCGATGGATGCCGGTCTTGACCGTCGTCCGTGAGAAATTGCTGACGCCGTTCGGACTCCGTAGTTTGGCGCCGGGTCACCGCGACTATAAGCCGATGTATTTCGGAGATCTTCGCGCGCGTGACGCGGCCTACCATCAAGGGACGGTATGGGCATGGTTGATCGGCCATTTCATCGATGCGTCGTTGAAGGCGGGTGTGGACCGGGCAGAGTGCCGGCGATTCTTGGACGCCTTTGACGTCTACTTGTTCGACGACGGGATGGGAACCGTGAGCGAGATATTCGATGCCGAGGCGCCCTTCGCCCCGCGTGGATGTGTCGCGCAGGCCTGGAGTGTGGCGGAGATACTGCGGGCCTACCATGCCACGCAACCCGAAAATATCAGCGGCATAAACAGAGGCTAAGTAGGAATGGGTGGCAGGCCATGACAGTTACGGTTGCGGATATCTAGGTGGAACGCCTCATTGATTGGAACGTCGACACGATCTTCGCCTTGCCGGGAGATGGGATCAACGGTCTCTATGAAGCGCTACGGACGCATCAGCAGTCCATCCGGTTGATCCAGGTTCGTCATGAGGAAGCAAGACCTAAGGCGACGACGCCATGCCGCTGTCTTATCCGAAACACTCATACAGAATGTCCCTTGTCAGACAGAATGTCTGCGGTCACGTGGAGAAATGGGGATGGTTCTCCACGTGAACCGGTGTTCTCACGCGGAAAAGAAGCCTCAGACCAACGGAATCCGATCGGCAGGCTTTGTGCACTCCTTAGTGTGAATAGCGTCCCTCATATCGAGGGAAGAAGGTGAGGAAATCTTATGCAGTTTGCCAACAACATTCAGGCCATCCGAGACCGGGCACGTAAGCATATCGAAGAGGGGTCCATGACCGAAGGGTATGGACTGGATCGGGAGCAGGCTATCAAAATTTTGAACGAGGCGCTGGCCACGGAGTATATGTGCGTGCTTCGTTATCGGTTTCATTATTTCATGGCCACTGGCATCAATTCTTCCGCGGTCAAGGAAGAATTCATGGAGCATGCGGAGGAGGAGCAGGGCCATGCAGATGAACTCGCGGAACGAATCAAGCAGCTGGGAGGCAAGCCGGAACTCCATCCTTCCGTTATTGCGGAACGTAGCCACAGCGAATATCGGGAAGGCACCTCGTTAGCCGATATGATCCGTGAAGATTTGATCGCCGAGCGCATTGCCATCGAGAGCTACAGGGAGATGGTGCGATACTTCGGCGACAAGGACTCCACTTCGCGAGTCATGTTGGAAGGCATCCTGGCCAAAGAAGAGGAGCATGCGGATGAAATGGCGGACCTACTGTTTGCCGTGCAGCCGGATACAAACCGGAATTCGAAGCAGCAGTACTTTAGCGATGAGGTCCCGGGAAAAGCCAAACAAACTAAGGTTAAGTCCTGACGGGGCGCAACAGGACAATTTGCGCACGGGAGAGAAATTCTTAATAGCGGAAATTGAATGGGAACAACTGGGTCAGAAAGCCTGGCCATCAAGGAACGAGTGAAGCCAAAATCTTCACGTAAGCAACAAAGGGCCGCATAGACGACTCTCAAGGCAAGCCGGGGCGTGCGCTATAAGAGCCGCGCCCCACGAGAGAGTCGTCGGCCAACCTCGCTTCTTCCAGACTGGAACACAAGAAGAGTCCCCAAGCCACGAATCACGCAGTCGGATATCCGCTACAGACTCTTGATCGACACGTTGAGCATCTCGCAGATTGCGCGATACGTGCCCCTCGATACATCTGGGGAACATGCTAGTCGCCAGCGACACGCCATTGAGGGATAGATAAAAGCACACATGCTGGCCCATGGTCAGCGCCCACAAGAGCCTCAACGAGGATCTTGAGTGAAGAGCGGATAGCGGGATGGAACAAACGAGAACTGGAGACGAAGTATGATGCAATCAATTCTTCTTATGGCCCTGCTGTTCGGCCTGCAGACCCTTACCGGCTGCCAAACGTCACAAACAGAAACCTATGGCGGCGGCTATCGCAAAGTGGAGACTCCTCCCGCCAAGGAAGTGAGGCAGGAGATGGCGGCTACGAAAGCACGAGCCGATAAAGATATGGCCGTGGTACTCACCGAGCTTCAAGGGTTGAATCCCAAACACATCGCTTCGCTATCAGCTGAGGACGCTCGATCGCAACCGACGCCGGCCGATGCCGTCGCGGCGTTACTGCGGGAAAGGAATCAGAATATGGCCCCTCTATCGACCGGAAAGACCAAGGATCGAGCGATTCCAGGTCCTGGTGGTACGCTGCCGATCCGTATCTACACACCCGAAGGACGAGGACCTTTCCCCGTCATCGTGTATTTTCATGGGGGTGGGTGGGTAATTGCGACGATCGATACCTACGATTCTTCGGCGTGGGCTCTTGCGAAGGCCGCGCGTGCCATCGTGGTCTCTGTCGAATATCGTAAAGCTCCGGAGCATAAGTTTCCGGCAGCCCATGAGGATGCCTACGCAGCCTATCAATGGGTGCTGCGCAACGCCGAAAGCTTCGGTGGAGATCCGGCGATGGTTGCTGTGGCCGGTGAAAGCGCCGGCGGCAATCTGGCGGCTGCGGTATGTCTGATGGCT is a genomic window containing:
- a CDS encoding glucose-6-phosphate dehydrogenase, giving the protein MDFHHFILLGAGSDVACRYVFPALAELEAANQLPQEFVILGITRKVWQDDGTFRRHIEARVKECGSTANLSALPKLLTRVNQASVDLSDIRRFKNVIGTIRDPVVLYLGLPPAISEGIVGRLGELGLSAESRIMIEKPFGHNLQSAQDLNRGVHKIFPEDHIFRVDHFLAKQTVQNILGIRFANRVLESVWDHQHVERVEIVWEETNSLEGRIGYYDAAGALKDMIQNHLLQLMCLLALEPPSELTEPELHDRKIELLKAVRPFTEEEIAANTTRSRYTAGQIAGRAVKGYVDEPGVDTKRRTETFAEVRFFIDNPRWSNVPFVLRTGKALKEDRQGISVFFKPPRHSTFVSSQVLRSNELRLSLKPDQVGLVINVNGPGNPLEAEPVELHTDLAPEPMSPYASLIRDVLMGNSMFFIRDDEAEEAWKVIDPIVAAWKKDLVPLQSYPAGSLGPPALG
- a CDS encoding PAS domain-containing protein, producing the protein MTIGAVPDVLGKIMNGVFPYDQSKPIRVQPIVLGAITSIILLGTFLVDIGAPDGMATWVPYCIAIVLALQWRGAATIVPVTAAALILMVVGFLLRPLGDFQTETTNRAIGAATVTALALACLYIDWRRHKQRKALATTASRLNRLRFFVNRLKRAAVVLSDSRGRVTEWNQSAQHLTGYSIEQMIGRPVFRIFQRREIGTVRWAQAYRKARTEERAVYEAVCPRSNGSLCHVSIVIKPIRNQAGSLQGYSLAIQKYGEHRDKTSMSHG
- the treZ gene encoding malto-oligosyltrehalose trehalohydrolase; this translates as MSESKPQRKILGACVAEGGVQFRVWAPKVERVDVLFGNGPTFSLEKDEGGYFSRTISSAIPGMMYRYRLNGGSDFPDPCSRFQPEGPHGPSQIVDSSTYRWRDQGWPGVRMAGQVLYELHIGAFTKEGTFDAAIQELDGLKRLGITLLELMPVAEFPGRWNWGYDGVCLFAPSHRYGDYDALKRFVDAAHMRGIGVILDVVYNHFGPDGNYLSAFSDDYVTDRYPNEWGQALNFDGPRSEGMRDMVIQNACYWIQEFRLDGLRLDATHAIHDAGAMHVLGELSLETRRTAGQRSIVLIAESEQQDMRALRSVDEGGWGLDAIWSDDFHHTCRVAATGRREAYYTDYLGAPQELVSAVKRGFLYQGQRYHWQDKARGTVVGAEPASSFVFYLQNHDQIGNSLMGGRLHTMTSPGRYRAITAFWLLAPQTPMLFMGQEFASSANFRYFVDFAGHDLGPKVRKGRQEFLSQFPSYASEDAQAAMLDPSDPSVFEQSKLDRHERQEHAPLYRLHRDLLRLRREDAVFSAQARDRLDGAVLGSHAFVIRYYEETGCDRLLVVNLGADLHLVPAPEPMLAPQQTGSWSLVWSSNHPQYDGPGTVNPLTKKGWHIPAESASVLRIEHDVGATVREQDHG
- a CDS encoding helix-turn-helix transcriptional regulator, producing MNVVKTFSVQLKRLRQKEGLTQARLAHKTKLSLGYVARLEQGRHDPPLSTLLRIAKALRVTVAELVE
- a CDS encoding glycogen debranching enzyme family protein; the encoded protein is MGEAPEPSLPVITLPWTRSGDINALLSREWLVTNGLGGYSSTTLMQVATRRYHGIFVPDLPSPRGRTIVIPRLDEELQIGSATVRLSGAEYADGRLDTDIVDHLTSFRREWQTPTWRFSFQGRDLVKRIVMPYGQNSVYVEYRLEAGEPVTLRLRPFVTFRMPDAPLSETRKAPFLLTMVRGRYEMPLCEGVSPLKLCLRPQAGVFVADASISHGVSYRVDRDRGSPHVEDLESPGYFTVRLDREHPISFVASMEAWENLQYDADAIFAAEQERLHKLVVQADRLPTDRHETLLTLAADQFIVFPGSRMEEHALAQASGDEARTVIAGYHWFTDWGRDTMISLEGLTLCTGRYREGRAILRTFARYIKDGLIPNLFPEGERTGLYHTADATLWFFHALDRYYEVTGDRDTLMVLYPALKEVVEHHLRGTHFGIGVDERDGLLKTGAPGYALTWMDAKVEDWVVTPRRGKPVEIQALWYNAIRLMGRWAEDLRERSDRWDGLAKHIEDSFNDRFWYATGGYLYDVVDGEAGDDASLRPNQVFTMSLRYPILRKARWMPVLTVVREKLLTPFGLRSLAPGHRDYKPMYFGDLRARDAAYHQGTVWAWLIGHFIDASLKAGVDRAECRRFLDAFDVYLFDDGMGTVSEIFDAEAPFAPRGCVAQAWSVAEILRAYHATQPENISGINRG
- a CDS encoding ferritin-like domain-containing protein, with translation MQFANNIQAIRDRARKHIEEGSMTEGYGLDREQAIKILNEALATEYMCVLRYRFHYFMATGINSSAVKEEFMEHAEEEQGHADELAERIKQLGGKPELHPSVIAERSHSEYREGTSLADMIREDLIAERIAIESYREMVRYFGDKDSTSRVMLEGILAKEEEHADEMADLLFAVQPDTNRNSKQQYFSDEVPGKAKQTKVKS